DNA sequence from the Halorussus limi genome:
CGCGGCGAGGTCAGCGAGAGTCGCGGTCGGTATCGGTTGCTCTGAGGGAAGTCCGTCGAGAGAAGCGCGGTCGTGACGACGGTCCCGCGGTGGCGGACGGGGCGCGGTGCGATGGGGGTAGGGGATGACAGGAGTCGGTGGAGACCGAATCGAACTTGCTGGGTCCGCGCCCCGCCGGGCCGCTGCGTGCGTGGACTCGCTCCGGTCGGCCACTCCGGGGACCACTCGACGCTACGGGCGAGACGGCCATAAACCTCAGCCACGCGCGGAGTGAAAGTAAAAGTGGTCGCGGGCCGGGCGGCGAGGCGGTCCGGCCCGGAATGACTCGGTCCGGAGTAGCTTGGCCCGGAGCGACTCGGCCCGGAGCGACCCGACCCGAATGAGAACTGTTAGGGGCCGCGCCCGCCATCGCCCGGACATGACCGACGACTCTGCCGCGGACGACCCGGACGCGCTGGCCGAGCGAGTCCGGGAGGGCGAACTGCGACTCCACGAACTCGACGACCGCACCGACGCCGAGACCGCCGCGGCGGCCCGGCGACGCCTGCTGGAGGCCGAGACCGACGCCGACCTCGACGCCGTCGGCGACTACGCGCTCGACGCCGAGCAGGCCGCCGACGCGAACGTCGAGAACATGGTCGGCGCGGCCCAGATTCCGATGGGCGTCGTCGGCCCGGTGCAGGTCGCGGGCGGCGCGGCCGACGGCGAGTACTACCTGCCGCTGGCGACGACCGAAGGGGCGCTGGTCGCCAGCGTCAACCGGGGTTGCTCGACCATCGCCACCGCCGGCGGCGCGGACGCCCGCGTCACCAAGTCGGGGATGACCCGCGCGCCGGTCTTCCGGGTGTCCGGCGTCGCCGAGGCCGAGGAAGTCGTCTCGTGGGTCGGCGAGAACGCAGAGCGCCTGCGCGAGGCCGCCGAATCGACCACCAGCCACGGCGAACTCCTCGACGTGGACACCTACGTCGTCGGCGACTCGGTCTACCTGCGGTTCGTCTACGACACCAAGGACGCGATGGGGATGAACATGGCGACCATCGCCACGCGCGAGGCCGCCGAAGTAGTCGAGGACGAGACACCCGCCTCGCTGGTCGCGCTCTCGGGCAACCTCTGCTCCGACAAGAAACCCGCCGCCATCAACGCCGTCGAGGGCCGGGGCCGGAGCGTCACCGCGGACGTGGAAATCCCGCGCGAGACGGTCGAGGACCGCCTCCACACCACGCCGGAGGCCATCGAGGAGGCCAACACCCGGAAGAACCTCGTCGGGTCCGCGAAGGCCGGGAGCCTCGGGTTCAACGCCCACGCCGCGAACGTGGTCGCCGCGGCGTTCCTCGCCACCGGACAGGACGCCGCGCAGGTCGTAGAAGGGGCCAACGCCATCACGACCGTCGAGGCCCGTGATGACGCGCTCTACGCCAGCGTGAGCCTCGCCAGTCTGGAGGTCGGCACCGTCGGCGGCGGCACGAAACTCCAGACTCAGTCGGAGGCGCTGGACGTACTCGGCCTCCGTGGCGGGGGTGACCCCGCCGGAAGCAACGCCGACGCGCTCGCCGAAATCATCGCCGTGGGCGCGCTCGCCGGGGAACTCTCGCTGCTCGCGGCGCTCGCCTCACGCCACCTGTCGAGCGCCCACGAGGACCTCGGCCGGTAGCGCGACGGGACTCCGACCGTCACGCATCCGGTAGCCACAAAAGCGAGCGGTCCCAAGACGGACGTAGCAATGGTCTCGGCCGCCACAGCCATCGGGTTCCTGCTCATCATGGTCGTCAACACCGTCCTCGCGGCGGTCGCCATCCGGTTTTTCCGCCTCCGCCTCTCCACCCAGTGGGGCGCGGTGGTGTACACCGTCGTCTTCGTCCCGCTACTGTACGTCGTCACGACCATCCTGCTCTCGGGATTCGTCGGATTCGGCGGGAGCGGCGTGGAGGACAGGACCACCGCGCTGATGCTGGTCTGGGCGATTCCGTTCGCGCTGGCGGTGTCGCTCGAAATCTTCTGGATGC
Encoded proteins:
- the hmgA gene encoding hydroxymethylglutaryl-CoA reductase (NADPH), encoding MTDDSAADDPDALAERVREGELRLHELDDRTDAETAAAARRRLLEAETDADLDAVGDYALDAEQAADANVENMVGAAQIPMGVVGPVQVAGGAADGEYYLPLATTEGALVASVNRGCSTIATAGGADARVTKSGMTRAPVFRVSGVAEAEEVVSWVGENAERLREAAESTTSHGELLDVDTYVVGDSVYLRFVYDTKDAMGMNMATIATREAAEVVEDETPASLVALSGNLCSDKKPAAINAVEGRGRSVTADVEIPRETVEDRLHTTPEAIEEANTRKNLVGSAKAGSLGFNAHAANVVAAAFLATGQDAAQVVEGANAITTVEARDDALYASVSLASLEVGTVGGGTKLQTQSEALDVLGLRGGGDPAGSNADALAEIIAVGALAGELSLLAALASRHLSSAHEDLGR